Below is a genomic region from Cellulomonas sp. P24.
CAGGGCTTCCTCACCGGGCTCTCGCTGATCGTCGCGATCGGCGCCCAGAACGCCTTCGTGCTGCGGCAGGGGATCCGCCGGGAGTTCGTCCTCACGGTCGTCACGGTGTGCGCACTCGCCGACGCCGTCCTGGTGACGGCGGGCATCGTCGGGCTCGGGGCGGCGATCACCGCACACCCGGCTGCTCTCACCGTGGCACGGTTCGGGGGCGCCGCCTTCCTGGCCGCGTTCGGCGTCCTGGCGCTCCGCAGGGCCCGACGTCCTGGGCGCCTGGTCCCGGCGGACGACGCACCCGCGACGCACCTCGGGGTCCTTGTCGCCTGTCTCGGCTTCACGTTCCTCAACCCGCACGTGTACCTGGACACGGTGGTGCTGCTGGGGAGCCTCGCGAGTCAGCACGGGGACCCGGGCCGGTGGGCCTTCGGCGCAGGGGCAGCGGCCGCCAGCGTGGTCTGGTTCACCGGCCTGGGGTTCGGTGCGCGACGTCTGCGCCCGCTCTTCGCGCGGCCACGCTCGTGGCAGGTGCTCGACTACGGAGTGGCCGCCGTCATGCTCACGCTGGCCGTCACGCTCGTCGCCTGACCCTCGTCACCCCCGGACCCACCCCGCGTCGAGTGGAGCGTTCTGCCACGGACACGCGGGCGTGTCGTGGCAGAACGCTCCACTCGACCGACCGCCGACCGACCGCCGGGCGAGCGGGCGGGCGCGCGCGCGAGCGGGCGGGCGGGGTCAGCGCGCGCGGTGCACGCGGGCCGAGTCCCAGACCGCTTCCGGGGTCTCGACGACCTCGCCGTCCGCCCCGAACACCAAGAACCGGTCGAACCCGCGCGCGAACCACCGATCGTGCGTCACCGCCAGCACCGTCCCCTCGAAGGCCGCGAGACCGGCCTCGAGAGCCTCGGCCGAGTGCAGGTCGAGGTTGTCGGTGGGCTCGTCGAGGAGCAGCAGCGTCGCGCCGCCGAGCTCGAGCAGCAGGATCTGCAGCCGCGCCTGCTGGCCCCCCGAGAGCGTCTCGTACTGCTGCTCGGCCGCGGCGACGAGCTCGTACCGGTCGAGGGCCTTGCTGGCCTGCTCCCTCCCGAGCCCGGCGCGATGGCCGGTGCCGCGGTGCAGGATCTCCAGGAGCGTGCGTCCCGTCAGCTCGGGGTGCGAGTGGTTCTGCGCGAACCAGCCCGGCCGCACCCGCGACCCGAGCACCACACGGCCGTCGTGCCGCACCGGGGCGACGACGACGTCGTCCGCGGGCTCGTGGTCCGGCCCCGGGTCCGATCCCCCACCCGCCAGCAGTCGCAGGAAGTGCGACTTGCCCGAGCCGTTCGACCCGAGCACCGCGACGCGCTCACCGAACCACACCTCGAGGTCGAACGGCTTCATCAGGCCGGTGAGCTCGAGGGCGGTCGCCACGACGGCACGCTTGGCCGTCCGCCCGCCGGTCAGCCGCACGCGCACGTTCTGCTCACGCGCCATGACCTGCGGCGGCCCCGCCTCCTCGAACTTGCGCAGCCGGGTCTGTGCCGCCTGGTAGCGGGAGGCCAGGCCGTCGTTGAACGCCGCCTTGTTCTTGAGGGTGAAGACGAGGTCCTTCAGCTTGGTGTGCTCCTCCTCCCAGCGCCGGGTGAGCTCCTCGAGCCGCGAACGCCGGTCGTCGCGCGCCGCACCGAACGTCGCGAACCCGCCTCCGTGCACCCAGACCGTGCTGCCCGACGCCGTCGGCTCCAGGCTGGCCACCTGGGTCGCGGTACGCGACAGCAGCTCGCGGTCGTGGCTGACGTACAGCACCGTCTTCGTCGACGCTGCGAGCTGGGTCTCCAGCCAGCGCTTGGTCGGGACGTCCAGGTAGTTGTCCGGCTCGTCGAGGAGCAGCACCTCCTCCGGGCCGCGCAGCAGCGCCTCGAGGACGAGTCGCTTCTGCTCACCACCCGAGAGCGTGCGCACCGCGCGCCACTGCGCCTTCTCGAACGGGATCGACAGCACCGAGTCCGTGACCTGGTCCCAGCCCGCCTCTGCCTCGTAGCCGCCGACGTCCGCCCAGTCCACGAGAGCCGTCGCGTACCTCATCTGCGACGGCTCGTCGTCGACCGTCATGATCGCCTCCTCCGCGGCGACCAGCTCGGCAGCCGCGTCACGGATCGCCGCCGGGGCGAGGGAAGCGAGGAGGTCCCGGATCGATCGGTCGTCGTCGATCCGGCCGACGAACTGCCGCATGATCCCGAGCCCACCGCTCCGGGCGACCGTCCCGCCGTGCGGCTTCTCGTCGCCGGCGACGATGCGCAGCAGCGTCGTCTTTCCCGCGCCGTTCGGCCCGACGAGTGCCACCTTCGCGCCGTCGGCGACCCGGAGGTCGACCTCGTCGAGCAGCGGTCGCCCGTCGGGCAGGAAGTAGCTGACTGCGCTGATGTCGACGTGGCCCACGTGACCAGTGTCGCGGGTGCCCCGTCGGAGGACGAATCGTTTTGTCGGCGGACGGGCGTCTTCACCCCGCCGATGGCTCGCGACCACTGGCGTGACGCACCCGGCGGTGAGACGTTGGAGCCATGAACGACGACACGCCTTCGACGAACACCGACCCGGCCCTCGGGTCCGAGGGCGAGTCCGACCAGCTCTCGCTGGAGGACACCCTCGAGGACCGAGGCGTCGACGACCTCCTCGACGAGGGGTACTCGCCCCCGGAGCGACCACGGTCGAACCACTACGGCGAGACCGCGTGGGAGCAGCACCATCGCGAGCCGCTCGACCAGCGCCTCGCCGAGGAAGAACCGGAGATCTGGGCACCGGTCCGGCGCCCGCGCCCGGACAAGCTCCGCTCCGGGCGTCTCATGGCGGACGAGTTCGCGATCGACGGCGAGTCCGGCAACGACACGATCGCGCACGACGTGGGCATCGACGGCGGCGCAGCGAGCGCCGAGGAGGCCGCGGTGCACGTCATCGAGGAACCCTGACGGGACGACGGCACCCGCGCTCGATCGGCGCCCGCCCTGATCAGCAGCCCGCGCCGCCCGCGCCTGGAACCCGCAGGACGTCGACCTCGTCGTGGGACCGGATCGCGCGCGTCTGCTCCGCGCGGGACGCGAGCTGCTCGTCCGGCGGGTAGGTGACCTCCTCGAGCGTCAGCCCGTTGGCCGGCACGACGGCTCCGGCGGGGTCACGTAGCCGCCCGCTCAGCAGCTCTGCGAGCCACCCGGTCGAACGTCGGCCCTCCCCCACGGCGAGACTCGCGCCGACGAGCGCCCGCACCATGCTGTGGCAGAACGCGTCCGCCTGCACGTGCGCCACCACCAGGGCGGCATCCGGGCCGGTGGACGGCCGCTCCCAGTCGAGGACCTCGAGCGTCCGGATGGTCGTCGCCCCCTCGCGCGGCTTGCAGAAGGCCGCGAAGTCGTGACGTCCGACGAGGGTGCGGGCTCCCTCCTGCATCGCCACGACGTCGAGCGCACGACGGTGCCACAGCACGTGGGACCGCCGGAGCGGGTCGCGGGTCACCGGGTCGTCGGAGACGCGGTACACGTACCTCCGGCGCAACGCCGAGAAACGCGCGTCGAACCCTTCCGGTGCCGGTGCTGCGCGGTGCACGACGACGTCCGTCGGCAGCACGCCGGCGAGCCGTGCCACCAGCGCATCCTGCGGGCTGCGATCCGACCGTCCGCGCACCGCCTCCCAGAGGCCGTCGTCGACGTCGACATGGGCCACCTGACCGCGGGCATGCACACCGGCGTCGGTTCGCCCCGCCACGGTCAGGCGCGGCGTCGGCAGACCGGGACGCGCCGTCCGCAGCACCAGAGCGAGCGCATCCTCGACGACGCCCTGAACGGTCCGGCGTCCCGGCTGCCGGGCCCAGCCGGCGAAGTCGGTGCCGTCGTAGGAGAGGTCGAGGCGGATCCGGATCACGCAGGCAACGGTACCGATCGGCACCGCCTCGACGGGCACCGGACCGGCTCCCGCCACGACGTCAGACGTCGAACGACAACGCCAGACCCGCACCACGTCGTCAGGCCCCGCACGACGCACCAGGGTGCCGGTCGTGCGCGCCACGGCCCGTCGCGAGCGGACCGCTCAACCGGTCGCGGCGGCGCCGGCGTCACCGAGCCCGATCAGCGGACGTACTCGAAGTGCCACGGCTCCGGGTTGCCGCCGTTCTGCAGCGCCCACTCCGGTGCCGCCCAGCCGAACCGCGGTCCGTTCGCCACCATCCACTCGTAGCCTGGCGTCCCGAAGCCGTAGAGCGGGTTCCCGTCCGCCCCGACGGCGTCGTCGATGTCGATCGCCTTCCCCCAGCCGTGGTTGGAGGTCCCCGGGATCGCCGCGCGCGGGGACCCGTAGCGCGCGAAGGTCGCGACCTGCTGGTCGTAGGAGCGGTAGCACGACTCCGGCCACGGATCGATCGGCAGCGGGATCCCGAACTGTGCGCGGTACGCGTCGGAGAATGCGACGAGGTCCGGGAGCGCGCGGCACAGGACCTGGTGATCGCTGAGGAACGGGATGTCGCACAGCAGCGAGGGGTCGACGCGACCGTTCGAGCCGTCGTACGTCGCAGCCGCCGCGACCGGGGTGGTGGCGGCCGCGGCACGCTGGGCCGATGCGGCTTCGGCGGCCGCGCTCGCCTCAGCCGCGGCACTGGCCTCAGCCGCTGCGCTCACCACGGCAGCGGCGCTTGCCTCGGCCGCTGCGCTGGCCCGGGCTGTCGCCGCCGCGTCGGCGTCGCGAGCAGACTGCCACGCGGCCTGAGCGCGTCGCAGCGCGTCGATCGCCGCACGAAGGTCCTCGGCCGCGGAGGTCAGGCGATCGACGTCGGCGTGCGTCGGCGTGCCCGCGAGCATCGGCCGCGAGGTCGTGAGCGCGACCTGCACGGCCCGACGTTCGCCGTCAGCCGTCGTGACCGTGTCCGTCGCCGCGACCAGCGAGTCCGCCGTGTCCACGAGCCCGGCAAGGACGTCACGTGCGGACCGGGCACCGGCCGCGTCCGCCGCCGCGACGCGCGCGTCGGCCTCCCGTACCTGGGCCGACGCTGCGCGCTGGTCCGCGACGGTGAACCACGCGGTCACGGCGAGACAGAGGACGGCGACGACGGCGACGACCGGGTGGGCCCGCGACGACCGCGCGACCATCCGCACGGCTCTGGTCGTCGGCGAGCGGTGGCGTGGTCGCAGCGTCTGATTCATCCCGTCCTCGGAGGCCGGTCGATGCAGGTCGCACATGCAGCAGGTCGGACCGCACTCTACCCGAGGGGCGCTGAGATGCCGAAGGTACCTCGAGCGAGGCCGAGGGCGGCGGCTAGCCTGGACGGATGGACGGACAAGGCCCGCGGACACTCGCAGTCGACTGCGGGGGCAGCGGGATCAAGGCCTCGGTGCTGGATGCCGCCGGCACGATGCACGCACCTGCGGTACGCGTCCCGACGCCGTACCCCTTGCCTCCGGAGCGCCTGGTCGCGACCCTCGTGGAGATCGCCGCCGACCTCCCGGCAGCCGACCGCATCACGGTAGGGATGCCCGGGATGATCCGTCACGGCGTCGTCGTCGCGACCCCGCACTACGTCATGCGCTCGGGCCCGCACACCCGGTCCGATCCCGAGCTCGTCGAGGCCTGGGCTGGTTTCGACATGCAGGCGGCCGTCGCCGCCGCGCTCGGGATGGCTGCCCTCGTGCTCAACGACGCCGAGGTCCACGGCGCCGGCGTGATCTCCGGGACAGGCACCGAGCTCGTGCTCACTCTCGGGACCGGTCTGGGGAGCGCGCTCTTCGACGGAGGCGCGCTCGCCCCGCACCTCGAGCTGTCCCACGCACCGGTGCGTCGCGGGACCAGCTACGACTCGTACATCGGGCAGCTCGAGCGCGCACGCCTCGGGGACGCACTCTGGTCGCGGCGGGTACGTCGCGTGATCGAGGGGTTGCGGCCGGTCTTCTGGTGGGACCGCGTCTACCTCGGGGGCGGCAACGCGAGGCGGGTGTCTCCGCAGGTGCTCGAACGCCTGGGTGACGACGTCGTCGTCGTCCCCAACCAGGCCGGCATCGTCGGTGGGGTCCGCGCCTGGAGCCTGCGGACGCCGTGAGGGCGCGGGCGCACCGTCGCGCCCGACGCGGGAGGGTCTCCGGCGCGGGACGCCTGTCGGGAGAACGCCGAACGGCCCGTCCTCCGACCTGTGGTCGGGGGACGGGCCGTCAGTGTCGGTCGCTCGGCGCGGAACCGATCAGGCGTCGGCCTGCTCGGTGCCGGTCTCGTCGACAGGCGCTTCGGTCGGCTGCTCGGCGGTCTCCTCGACCGGAGCCTCCTCGACAGCCTCGACGACAGGGGTCTCCTCGACCTTCGTCGCCTTCGGCGCCGCTGCCTTCTTGGCGGCCTTCACGGCCTCCTTGACGACGGCCTGCTTCGGGCTGAGCGGCTCGAGCACGAGCTCGATCACGGCCATGGGGGCGTTGTCGCCCTTGCGCGGCGCAACCTTCGTGATCCGCGTGTAGCCGCCCTGACGCTCGGCGACGGCGGGGGCGATCTCGGAGAACAAGCGGTACACGACGTCCTTGCTCTTGACCGTCGTGAGAACGCGGCGGCGAGCGTGCAGGTCACCGCGCTTCGCGAAGGTGATCATCCGCTCGGCGAGCGGACGCATCCGCTTCGCCTTCGCCTCGGTCGTCGTGATCCGGCCGTGCTCGAACAGGCTCGTGACCAGGTTGGCCAGGATGATCCGCTCGTGAGCCGGTCCGCCACCGAGCCGGGGACCCTTGGTGGGGGTAGGCATGGTCTTTACTCCTCAGTTCCAGTGATGGGTCGCACGACGGGCCCGGAAGGCCCCTCGTGCGTTCCCGGCGTCAGTACTGCTCGTCCTCGGTCAGCTCGGCCTCGTCGCCGTCGTAGTACCCGGCGGCCGCCGTGGGGTCGAAGTCCAGCGGGCTGTCCTTGAGCGACAGGCCCAGCTCGGCCAGCTTCTCCTTGACCTCGGTGATGGACTTCGCACCGAAGTTGCGGATGTCCAGCAGGTCGGCCTCGCTGCGACCCACGAGCTCACCCACGCTGTGGATGCCCTCACGCTTGAGGCAGTTGTAGGACCGGATCGTGAGCTGCAGGTCCTCGATCGGCAGGGCGAGGTCGGCGGCGAGAGCGGCGTCCGTCGGCGACGGGCCGATCTCGATGCCCTCGGCCTCGACGTTGAGCTCGCGCGCCAGACCGAACAGCTCGACGAGCGTCTTGCCCGCCGAAGCGAGCGCGTCCCGCGGGGTGATCGCCGGCTTGGTCTCGACGTCGACGATCAGCTTGTCGAAGTCGGTCCGCTGCTCGACACGCGTCGCCTCGACCTTGTACGTCACCTTGAGCACCGGCGAGTAGATCGAGTCGATCGGCACGCGACCGATCTCGGCGTCGTAGGACTTGTTCTGGTTGGCGGACACGTAGCCGCGCCCACGCTCGACCGTGAGCTCGATCTCGAGCTTGCCCTTGTCGTTGAGCGTCGCGATGTGGAGCTCGGGGTTGTGCACCTCGACGCCGGCCGGCGGGACGATGTCCGCGGCGGTCACCACGCCGCCACCCTGCTTGCGCAGGTACATGACGACCGGCTCGTCGTTCTCCGAGGAGACGACCAGCTTCTTGATGCTGAGGATGATCTCGGTGACATCCTCCTTGACACCCGGGACCGTGGTGAACTCGTGGAGGACACCGTCGATCCGGATCGACGTCACCGCTGCACCAGGGATCGACGACAGCAGCGTGCGCCGCAGCGAGTTCCCGAGGGTGTAGCCGAAGCCGGGCTCCAGCGGCTCGATGGAGAACCGCGACCGGTACTCCGAGATGACCTCTTCGGTCAGGGTGGGGCGCTGTGCGATGAGCACGTGTGATTCCTTTCAGCGGGCGTCCGCCATATGACGCCCTGCAGATCTGACGACCAGCCGGGTCTCGGTCTACCCGGACAGGTGCCGTGACGCGGGTCCCCGGGACATCCCTGGGACCCGCACCACGGTCAAGCTGCTGTCGCACCGACCGACGCACGCGCGCGGTCGGCGGGAGTGGGGTCAGACGCGGCGACGCTTGGGCGGACGGCACCCGTTGTGAGCCTGGGGCGTGACATCCTGGATCGAGCCGACCTCGAGCCCGGTCGCCTGAAGCGACCGGATCGCGGTCTCACGGCCGGAGCCGGGGCCCTTGACGAAGACGTCGACCTTCTTCATGCCGTGCTCCTGTGCCCGGCGCGCTGCAGCCTCAGCGGCGAGCTGCGCGGCGAACGGGGTCGACTTGCGCGACCCCTTGAAGCCGACCTGGCCCGACGAGGCCCAGGCGATGACGGCACCGGTCGGGTCCGTGATCGACACGATGGTGTTGTTGAACGTGCTCTTGATGTGCGCCTGGCCGTGGGAGACGTTCTTCTTCTCCTTGCGGCGCGGCTTGCGCACGGCGGTACGGGTCTTGGGAGGCATCTGCTGTGTTCTCTCTCGGTTCGAGGTCGGCTGGCCGCCGGTCCGCCCGATGCGTTGGGGCTCTCACCCCGGCATCGTCGGACCGATGCGTGCTACTTGCGACCGGCCTTCTTCTTGCCGGCGACGGTGCGCTTCGGGCCCTTGCGGGTACGCGCGTTGGTCTTGGTGCGCTGTCCGCGCACGGGGAGTCCACGGCGGTGCCGCAGGCCCTGGTAGCAGCCGATCTCGACCTTGCGACGGATGTCCGCCGCAACCTCGCGGCGCAGATCACCCTCGAGCTTGAAGTTGCCCTCGAGGAAGTCGCGGAGCACAAGGAGGTCAGCGTCGCTGA
It encodes:
- the lysE gene encoding L-lysine exporter; the protein is MTIAVQGFLTGLSLIVAIGAQNAFVLRQGIRREFVLTVVTVCALADAVLVTAGIVGLGAAITAHPAALTVARFGGAAFLAAFGVLALRRARRPGRLVPADDAPATHLGVLVACLGFTFLNPHVYLDTVVLLGSLASQHGDPGRWAFGAGAAAASVVWFTGLGFGARRLRPLFARPRSWQVLDYGVAAVMLTLAVTLVA
- a CDS encoding ATP-binding cassette domain-containing protein is translated as MGHVDISAVSYFLPDGRPLLDEVDLRVADGAKVALVGPNGAGKTTLLRIVAGDEKPHGGTVARSGGLGIMRQFVGRIDDDRSIRDLLASLAPAAIRDAAAELVAAEEAIMTVDDEPSQMRYATALVDWADVGGYEAEAGWDQVTDSVLSIPFEKAQWRAVRTLSGGEQKRLVLEALLRGPEEVLLLDEPDNYLDVPTKRWLETQLAASTKTVLYVSHDRELLSRTATQVASLEPTASGSTVWVHGGGFATFGAARDDRRSRLEELTRRWEEEHTKLKDLVFTLKNKAAFNDGLASRYQAAQTRLRKFEEAGPPQVMAREQNVRVRLTGGRTAKRAVVATALELTGLMKPFDLEVWFGERVAVLGSNGSGKSHFLRLLAGGGSDPGPDHEPADDVVVAPVRHDGRVVLGSRVRPGWFAQNHSHPELTGRTLLEILHRGTGHRAGLGREQASKALDRYELVAAAEQQYETLSGGQQARLQILLLELGGATLLLLDEPTDNLDLHSAEALEAGLAAFEGTVLAVTHDRWFARGFDRFLVFGADGEVVETPEAVWDSARVHRAR
- a CDS encoding DUF5709 domain-containing protein codes for the protein MNDDTPSTNTDPALGSEGESDQLSLEDTLEDRGVDDLLDEGYSPPERPRSNHYGETAWEQHHREPLDQRLAEEEPEIWAPVRRPRPDKLRSGRLMADEFAIDGESGNDTIAHDVGIDGGAASAEEAAVHVIEEP
- the truA gene encoding tRNA pseudouridine(38-40) synthase TruA, coding for MIRIRLDLSYDGTDFAGWARQPGRRTVQGVVEDALALVLRTARPGLPTPRLTVAGRTDAGVHARGQVAHVDVDDGLWEAVRGRSDRSPQDALVARLAGVLPTDVVVHRAAPAPEGFDARFSALRRRYVYRVSDDPVTRDPLRRSHVLWHRRALDVVAMQEGARTLVGRHDFAAFCKPREGATTIRTLEVLDWERPSTGPDAALVVAHVQADAFCHSMVRALVGASLAVGEGRRSTGWLAELLSGRLRDPAGAVVPANGLTLEEVTYPPDEQLASRAEQTRAIRSHDEVDVLRVPGAGGAGC
- a CDS encoding D-alanyl-D-alanine carboxypeptidase family protein codes for the protein MNQTLRPRHRSPTTRAVRMVARSSRAHPVVAVVAVLCLAVTAWFTVADQRAASAQVREADARVAAADAAGARSARDVLAGLVDTADSLVAATDTVTTADGERRAVQVALTTSRPMLAGTPTHADVDRLTSAAEDLRAAIDALRRAQAAWQSARDADAAATARASAAAEASAAAVVSAAAEASAAAEASAAAEAASAQRAAAATTPVAAAATYDGSNGRVDPSLLCDIPFLSDHQVLCRALPDLVAFSDAYRAQFGIPLPIDPWPESCYRSYDQQVATFARYGSPRAAIPGTSNHGWGKAIDIDDAVGADGNPLYGFGTPGYEWMVANGPRFGWAAPEWALQNGGNPEPWHFEYVR
- a CDS encoding ROK family protein translates to MDGQGPRTLAVDCGGSGIKASVLDAAGTMHAPAVRVPTPYPLPPERLVATLVEIAADLPAADRITVGMPGMIRHGVVVATPHYVMRSGPHTRSDPELVEAWAGFDMQAAVAAALGMAALVLNDAEVHGAGVISGTGTELVLTLGTGLGSALFDGGALAPHLELSHAPVRRGTSYDSYIGQLERARLGDALWSRRVRRVIEGLRPVFWWDRVYLGGGNARRVSPQVLERLGDDVVVVPNQAGIVGGVRAWSLRTP
- the rplQ gene encoding 50S ribosomal protein L17 — its product is MPTPTKGPRLGGGPAHERIILANLVTSLFEHGRITTTEAKAKRMRPLAERMITFAKRGDLHARRRVLTTVKSKDVVYRLFSEIAPAVAERQGGYTRITKVAPRKGDNAPMAVIELVLEPLSPKQAVVKEAVKAAKKAAAPKATKVEETPVVEAVEEAPVEETAEQPTEAPVDETGTEQADA
- a CDS encoding DNA-directed RNA polymerase subunit alpha, which encodes MLIAQRPTLTEEVISEYRSRFSIEPLEPGFGYTLGNSLRRTLLSSIPGAAVTSIRIDGVLHEFTTVPGVKEDVTEIILSIKKLVVSSENDEPVVMYLRKQGGGVVTAADIVPPAGVEVHNPELHIATLNDKGKLEIELTVERGRGYVSANQNKSYDAEIGRVPIDSIYSPVLKVTYKVEATRVEQRTDFDKLIVDVETKPAITPRDALASAGKTLVELFGLARELNVEAEGIEIGPSPTDAALAADLALPIEDLQLTIRSYNCLKREGIHSVGELVGRSEADLLDIRNFGAKSITEVKEKLAELGLSLKDSPLDFDPTAAAGYYDGDEAELTEDEQY
- the rpsK gene encoding 30S ribosomal protein S11, which produces MPPKTRTAVRKPRRKEKKNVSHGQAHIKSTFNNTIVSITDPTGAVIAWASSGQVGFKGSRKSTPFAAQLAAEAAARRAQEHGMKKVDVFVKGPGSGRETAIRSLQATGLEVGSIQDVTPQAHNGCRPPKRRRV
- the rpsM gene encoding 30S ribosomal protein S13, translating into MARLVGVDLPREKRLEIALTYIYGVGRTRAHQALAATGISPDIRVKDLSDADLLVLRDFLEGNFKLEGDLRREVAADIRRKVEIGCYQGLRHRRGLPVRGQRTKTNARTRKGPKRTVAGKKKAGRK